The sequence tttgatttcaatattaataaaatttactataaattaattaaatttatttaaatactacatataataaaaattaataaaattaataaaattacgTTTaagtaataataaaaatattaaagatttattaaaattaatttataaaattcttcaaataataaaatattataaaattatttaaatttataaaacttaattttaatattaataaaatttactataaattgattaaatttatttaaatactaaatataataaaaattaattaaagttaatttataaaattatttaaataataaaatataataaaattaattaaatttataaaatataatttcaatattaataaaatttattataaataataaaacatattaaaaaataattaaattaaatttataaaattatatttaaataataaattatattaataataattaaatttataaaattttaagTGATAAGAaaatcacattaattaattaaataaataatttcaatGACATCACACCTTTGCTCCTCCTACAAACGCACTCTCCTGTTGAGCCTTCAGTTGCACATCATAAACATGCGGGTAGATCTCTGCAGGATGAGGCTGCATCCTCACCTTACCAGAAAACAAAGGCGCATTCGACGCTCTCATCAACGCATTTTCTCTCTCAATCCGCAGCCTTTCAGGGTCAAATCCAAGCGATTGGAGGCGATTCTCTTGACCCATGTTTACGTCATGTTTCTGTTCTCGTTTCGCCATCCGTCGTTCTTCCTTTCTCTGTTGCTTCTTGATGAGACGTTCTTGGTCTGATTGTATTGTTACTTGTGATGCAATGTGTGGGGTTTTCATGTGCTGATGTTTTGTgagttgatgttgttgtggtggCGGTGAGAGGTCAAGCGAGGGTGAGCTGACTGTTGCTTCGATTATTTCTTGACGTCGAGACAAAAGTTCTTGGATGAGATCAAATTTGTCGAATCCAACCAAGTCAAAGAGCTGGATAGTGAAGTATAGTGTTAGATTGGAATTTATTGTGTGAATAGATGAAGTGAGAAATAATGGACaaacagtagacagacaaactgacggTTGAATaggtagacaaacaagatgacaaacaaatgataaACATAGAGGTAGACAATAAATaggcacacacagaaaacagcaaaaaaacagacaagctgatagacagacagaaagacagccaGCCATGCAGTCAGTTTgtcagtcacacagacagacagacagacagagggacagaaaggcaaaaagaaagacagacagacagacagacagacagatagacagacagatcaacaaacaaaaaaagacAGCAAGCCAGtcaaacagaagacagacaaacacacagacagacatttagtgttagaaatgtaatgtagggtttgtgtttcaataaatgaaattgacacacagatagacagacagacagaaagacaaaaagacaaacaaatagacagacagacaaacagacagacaaaacaaataaacagacaaacagacagacaaatggacagacagacagacagatagaccgacagatagacaaatgaacagacaaattgacagatagacagacagaaaatgtattgacatacagacaaaaagacagacagacagacagacagacaaacggacagacaaacggacagacagatagttttgtcaactggaacatccagtgtgaatgtggcaagttggcagatgaatatcatcttacatgcaaacatggaggtgggcctgtgtggcaacacgatgaaattgtaaatgcatggagcacttgtctacatgaattaaagattcatcacgagaaagaacctcGACATCGTTACTCTGGACATGAGAATAaaccagacatagttgtgtacAACTCTGGGTGTAactatgaccttgatgtagccatggctcatcctttcagtCAAAacactttaaagcaggcagcttgaggggaaggttttgctgcagcaagaagagaggaaaggaagatgatcaaatacgaaaaacaacaacttgctggcaatacatcaagcctcaatttcactcctctggtatttgaacattttggaacatggggatcagaagctaccaactatctaaacaaactagccagaagatcaagagccattgaaggctatacaaatgaagctgactttagaggtttttggagaaaaaaattctcaataatattacaacgatgcaacACTAGAATCATcatccacaagctgacacgtgtcttccctggagaagaagatgagaacatacacaatagagactaccaaagtagtttgcattaaactaaagctgaactcagtagatttcttgtatttagtgttagaaatgtaacgtagagtttgtgtttcaataaatgaaattgacagacagacagacagacagatagacagaaacagtcagacaaccagaaagacaaacaaataaacagacagacagatagacagacagacaaacagacagacaacaaaaactcATACCCCTACCTCATTCTGTATCGCATCATCTCCTTTCGACGAGatcaacacatcaaacaaCGCCGACTGCATCTCACTCACTGACACCCCATTCACGCCTTCCTTCCCAAAATGTCTCCAACAAATCCGCTGCAACTGCAACTCATCTGacttcttctccttctcccCCCTACTCTCCTCATTACTCTCCCCTCTACTCTCCCACTTACTCTCCTCGTTACTGTCTCTTCCCTCCAACGACAACCGAATTGCCTGTGACACGGCACTCGGCGTCAGACTGTCTCTAACAGCATCATTCCCTCCAAACTCGTCCACATCCACTTCCTCTCTCTCCATCAGCAGATCCCTTCTCACAGATTCAAACGAGAATTTAATTTTCCTGCCAAATTCTGTAAGCGAGTGATCGTCGTTTTCATTGGTTACGATGTCTGATAGAGAGTTGGGTGGTAAGAGTTTGTAAAGGGTTTGGATTGTTGAATGTGCTTGTGTGACTTTGGTGGCAGGAAATGGTCCGAatgtttgtttgattcttgtggaTTGTTCTCTGGTGATGTGGTCCGTCTTGTGAAGGAGATGGAAGAGAAATGCGGCGGCATTGTGGACAACGTCTGGAGAAACACTATCGCCAACTAAAACATGAAAAATtttggattgtgtgtgtgtgtgtgtgtgtgtgtgtgtgtgtgtgtgtgtgtgtgtgtgtgtgtttgtgtgtgtgtgtgtgtatgtgtgtgtgtgtgtgtgtgtgtgtgtgtgtgtgtgtgtgtgtgtgtgtgtgtgtgtgtgtgtgtgtgtgtgtgtgtgtgtgtgtgtgtgtgtgtgtgtgtgtgtgtgtgtgtaaagacaGATACAATATTTACCAATTTCTGCAGCCTGTTGGCAAAGGTCTTTCAACAGTTTGTCAGCCTGcagcatacatgtacatatggGATCACccaaaaacagacaagcagaaaacaagcaacacaaaacacaaaaataaacagaaatacaTACAAAGATAAAACAGAAAGGCAGGCCAACTGgctgacaaacaacaaataaagtgataaacaaacaaaaatgaatgcataagtacacaaacatatagacacacacaaacagattatttattgtcataaATCGTCTACTTGTACATAACCTActacaaccagacagacaaacagataaacagacaaagacagacagacagacaaacggatggacagtcagacagacagactaacagacacacaaagacagacaaagacagacaaagacagacaaacagacagacaaacagatggacagacagacacaaacaaacagacaaatggatggacaaacaaacagacaaacaaacagacaaacagacaaacagacaaacagagacaaagacagactgacagacagataaacagacagacagacagacgaacggatggacagtcagacagacagacagacaaacggatggacagtcagacagacagacaaacaaacagacaaagacagacagacaggacattctgcaaagtgcagcaactatggatggagctgcagcaagaaggagagaagacatcaaacatagcaaatattctcaagagcagttgcctggagggtacactcctacccttattccactagttttcgagcactttggtgggtggggagaagaagcatcaacgttccaCAATAAaatttccaaactatatagagatgaagaaggaagaaacaatcccttaGATTTtaagacacattggagaagacgtttgtcagtacaacttcagtgttgcaatgcctcggtgttggctagaaagatgatcagagtaatatatggacagaatactggCCAGAGTCTacatgttgttcaactttcaattcataaactaaattttggtttgtaggctccgtaggggagctttttaatgctacttgttatttgtgtaattgtaattgtagttgtgacacttgttgttcattagctgttactttagtttcacctgtattagctttgatgtataaaaatatatgaaaatttgacagacacacagacacacaaacagacaaacagacggacagacggacggacaaacggatggacagacagacaaacagacagacatacaacatacaaaaggatggacaaacacacacacagacacacacagacacacacacacacacacacacacacacacacacacacacacacacacacacaatgaaatcACCAACCTGTTTAAACTCCGCATGTCCACACATCTTCCTATAAACTTCAACTAATTTCTTCCATCTTTTCTCTTTCATCTCGATTTCTTGACGTTTCTTTCTCTTAGCAACAAGATCAAAAGCGGCACTAACAACCGGCACCTCACTAATGCCACCAAACGCTCTAAGCGCTGTAGTCAGTCGTGGATCGCTTCTATTCGACATTCTCACTTGATTTCAGAATGAAAGGCAATGctagtaatagatatcaatgatacCAGAATGCGCGTCCAGTGTAGCCTCGGGTTGCCATCACCAAGTTAATAGCACGTGAGAACTggtaacatcacgtgacaaatcCAGAAAATTGCATATCATttattaaatacataaaaattattgatactactaattgatattaatgtaaattgtGTTTCAACGATATCAATGAACGGCATACTGACACAATCTCATTTGCATAAATTCAGTCTTTCAAACTGTTGTGCGTTCTCTTGCTTGATCGTTGTGCCCACTCTGTCCACGATCCCTGCAATACAAAAAATGATGCCAATCATCCGTCGAATGACTTGCTGTGAGTATCAAAGTATCAAGTTATCTGGCTTACGTCATAAACAGCAACATGTTGTTGACCACATGTGTATGCTGCAAATGCGAGTAACGAAGCTGTTATGCCTGATCCACAAGTTGCAATAAACGGGTGAGACAGATCAATACCGGAAGATCGAAACACTATATATAATAGGTTGTATACATACATTGTATACATTGTATTTATAGTATATGTTATATGTTGGATATCTACTGTATCTATACACATTGTAaagccattgtgtgtgtgtgtgagtgtgtgttcaAAGCAAGCTCTGACACCCTTTGCCGACACCCTTTGCCGACACCACACCCCTCGCCGACGTCACACCCCTCGCCGACGTCACACCCCTCGCCGACGTCACACCCCTCGCCGACGTCACACCCCTCGCCGACGTCACACCCCTCGCCGACGTCACACCCCTCGCCGACGTCACACCCCTCGCCGACGTCACACCCCTCGCCGACGTCACACCCCTCGCCAACGTCACACCCCTCGCCAATGTCACACCCCTTGCCAATGTCACACCCCTCGCCGACATCAAACCCCTGCATTTGTGTGGTATGTCATGAATTTCTGCCGTTTTGCCTATCTAGCTGATTGTCTATGTTGTAGTCTGCCCACACACGTTATCTCTTACTGTTTTGTAGTTGTTCAGGTGTCTTCATTACTTTCTTGCTGCTGTCCACGCAATCCTGATAATGAATATTGATAGAATTTGGAATGTGTCCACTTGGAATGtctaaacacaataaataagtTGGAATGAAGattagtacacacacagagataaacacaaacaatcagacagacccaaacaaacagaaaaacagtcatacatataaacagacagacagacagacagacagacagacagatagacagacaaacagacagacagatttagttgctttgcttagatggtgtataatagttcaatgtttgaagatatatgtattgacagacagacagacagacagacagacagacagacagacagacagacagacagacaaacagacaaagaaacagacaaacagatgcagcATGCAACAAACACCTGCTCTTGGTTCGGGTTCAGTGCCTTCAAATCTGCCAGGAGACCTTGCATCTACAACCTTCACATAATTCAAAACCACTGCATACACTCAGCTCATGCActtagttaatatcaacaaaccTGATTCTTCTGATTGTCAATATTTTTCTGAATATCAGCAAAACCACAGACCAGTTGAGATCGAAAAGAAGCAATAAACAATTGCTCCTTTGCCAACATAATAAAATCataaattttgttgatattaattactgTAAGTGGCTTACTTTGACTGCAAGCGGTGGGCCCGTCTCAACCAGCAAACCTTCCCTCTGCCATTTAGGTAAACCGCCATCTAGTACAGACACTTGATCGTGACCAAACACCTAACACATTTCATATGTAGACCAAAGTTGCATGTGACATGGACAAACTCTGTACATACTCTAAGAGTCCACCAAAGTCTTGTGGCGGAAAATATTCCGGCAGCTTCGTTGTTGTCGTATACAACCACGTGATGATTGTTCAACACTCCTAGCTTAGAATGCAAAAATCTTGAAATGAAGTGGTTGCTGataacttgtctgtcttcatgCCCCctcacctgtctgtctgtttgtctgtctgtctgcatgtttgtctgtctgcatgctatctgcatgtctgtctgtctgtccattttgtctgtccgtttctTATCAATACatatcatctgtctgtctggttgtctgtctgtttgcatatcaatatatccatattgtctgtctgtctgtctgtctgtctgtctgtctgtctgtcgtccaCCAAGAAGATCCATTGGGGCCGGCCCTTTTTTCAGCGGCCGTTCATCCAATCTTATGTCAGGTAGTGGAAAGACATACCAGTGTTACCATTCTAGCGTATTTGGATGACATTTATGCAGTTGGACCGACCCAAAGTCTTCAAGATGTTTTAGATGACCTAAAAACATCTGTCTTCAGTGAATATAAAAATCTGTGACAAAAAGTGCAAGCTGTATTGCCCTTCTGGTCATACTTGTGACTTTCCTACTCCGGTATCTCATGATGGCATGATCATTTCGGGAACACCAGTTGGAAAAGCGGATTTTGTTTGTGCCCAGTGTGTTGACATTGCTAAGGCTGGAGATAGACTTTGTCGTGAAATGTTAAAATTAAACAACCGGCACAGTTCTATGCTTATTCTCCGTCACTGTCATGTCCCTAGGCTGAACTACTTGGCTAGACAAGTGTTCCCTTGTGATCTGGAAGAAGCTGGAATCATTCATGATGAGTTGACCAAGAGAACCTTCATGGGCATTATTGGTTTTCGTCACCTCAGTGACAATGCATGGAAACAAGCAGCTCTTAAG is a genomic window of Corticium candelabrum chromosome 11, ooCorCand1.1, whole genome shotgun sequence containing:
- the LOC134186971 gene encoding 3-mercaptopyruvate sulfurtransferase-like isoform X2 codes for the protein MIRATTSALVSTSWLSAQLKDGLKNLRILDASWHMKQTGRNAREEYLQKRIPTAGFFDIDAVADKDVDLPHMLPDTHTFAREIGKLGVLNNHHVVVYDNNEAAGIFSATRLWWTLRVFGHDQVSVLDGGLPKWQREGLLVETGPPLAVKEQLFIASFRSQLVCGFADIQKNIDNQKNQVVDARSPGRFEGTEPEPRADIPSGHIPNSINIHYQDCVDSSKKVMKTPEQLQNSITASLLAFAAYTCGQQHVAVYDGSWTEWAQRSSKRTHNSLKD
- the LOC134186971 gene encoding 3-mercaptopyruvate sulfurtransferase-like isoform X1, which produces MIRATTSALVSTSWLSAQLKDGLKNLRILDASWHMKQTGRNAREEYLQKRIPTAGFFDIDAVADKDVDLPHMLPDTHTFAREIGKLGVLNNHHVVVYDNNEAAGIFSATRLWWTLRVFGHDQVSVLDGGLPKWQREGLLVETGPPLAVKEQLFIASFRSQLVCGFADIQKNIDNQKNQVVDARSPGRFEGTEPEPRADIPSGHIPNSINIHYQDCVDSSKKVMKTPEQLQNMFRSSGIDLSHPFIATCGSGITASLLAFAAYTCGQQHVAVYDGSWTEWAQRSSKRTHNSLKD